A window of the Deinococcus gobiensis I-0 genome harbors these coding sequences:
- a CDS encoding metal ABC transporter permease translates to MHLLAWLTDPLQYDFFVRALLAVVLVSVLCALIGAWVVLRGLSYIGDAMSHAVFPGIVAAFLVRGNLLLGALIAAVLTALGIGAIGQRSGLKQDSAIGIVFVGMFALGVALLSRAPTFTTDLSNFLIGNPLGVSPADLWGALAVTVLVGGFLTAIQKELLLASFDPTEARAVGLPVRRLNNILLILIGLVVVLTVQLVGTTLSVSLLITSSAAARLLARSLRKMMGLAALLGTLGGVTGLYLSYYLDTAPGATIVLVNTAVFLLALLVRRRE, encoded by the coding sequence GTGCATCTTCTCGCCTGGCTGACCGACCCTCTGCAGTACGACTTCTTCGTGCGGGCGCTGCTGGCCGTGGTGCTGGTCAGCGTGCTGTGCGCGCTCATCGGCGCATGGGTGGTCCTGCGCGGCCTGAGCTATATCGGGGACGCCATGAGCCACGCGGTGTTTCCGGGCATCGTGGCGGCCTTCCTGGTGCGCGGAAACCTGCTGCTGGGGGCGCTGATCGCCGCCGTGCTCACCGCGCTGGGCATCGGGGCCATCGGCCAGCGCAGCGGCCTCAAGCAGGACAGCGCCATCGGTATCGTGTTCGTGGGCATGTTCGCGCTGGGGGTGGCGCTGCTGTCGCGCGCACCGACCTTCACCACCGACCTCAGCAACTTCCTGATCGGCAACCCGCTGGGCGTCTCCCCCGCCGACCTGTGGGGCGCGCTGGCGGTGACCGTACTCGTCGGGGGCTTCCTGACGGCCATCCAGAAGGAGCTGCTGCTGGCCTCCTTCGACCCGACCGAGGCGCGCGCGGTGGGCCTGCCGGTCCGGCGGCTGAACAACATCCTGCTCATCCTGATCGGGCTGGTCGTGGTCCTGACGGTGCAGCTCGTGGGCACCACCCTGAGCGTGAGCCTGCTCATCACGTCGAGCGCCGCCGCCCGGCTGCTGGCCCGCAGCCTGCGCAAGATGATGGGCCTGGCCGCGCTGCTGGGCACTCTGGGGGGCGTGACCGGGCTGTACCTCAGCTACTACCTCGACACGGCCCCCGGCGCGACCATCGTGCTCGTGAACACGGCCGTCTTCCTGCTCGCGTTGCTGGTACGGCGGCGGGAATAG
- a CDS encoding ABC transporter substrate-binding protein encodes MRRFAPALALTLCALLPAASAGNAAPASASFPVTVTHALGQTTVPARPTRVVALGPHALDLLLSLGVQPVGYGEAAQLGVKEFGSPIRQIKYLGSRVTSAPLYVGDRFKPNLELLASLKPDLIVGEDFASAAYPALNRVAPTLLFTGTHSGDWQKSLPVLARALGREDRAAAVLARSRAVTDEARAALTPWQGQRALVVWNSGGANRDLYTVLGPKDWTGGLLQDLGFRLVLPGSPDPTLAEGYRALSVEALGALDPDVVFVVASGTNTPARAASDWKASALAQRLRASRAGRVYFMPIQLVGRIRGPIATELTTREIRRQLGAR; translated from the coding sequence ATGCGCCGTTTCGCCCCCGCCCTCGCCCTGACCCTCTGCGCCCTGCTGCCGGCCGCCTCGGCAGGCAACGCCGCCCCGGCCAGCGCCAGCTTTCCCGTCACCGTCACGCACGCGCTGGGACAGACGACCGTTCCGGCCCGGCCGACCCGCGTGGTGGCGCTCGGGCCGCACGCCCTGGACCTGCTGCTGTCGCTCGGCGTGCAGCCGGTGGGCTACGGCGAGGCCGCGCAGCTCGGCGTCAAGGAATTCGGCTCGCCCATCCGGCAGATCAAGTATCTGGGCAGCCGGGTCACGTCGGCGCCCCTGTACGTGGGCGACCGCTTCAAGCCCAACCTGGAACTGCTCGCCAGCCTCAAGCCCGACCTGATCGTGGGCGAGGACTTCGCCTCGGCGGCCTATCCGGCCCTGAACCGCGTGGCCCCCACCCTGCTGTTCACCGGTACCCACAGCGGCGACTGGCAGAAATCCCTGCCGGTGCTCGCCCGCGCCCTGGGCCGCGAGGACCGCGCCGCCGCCGTGCTGGCCCGCAGCCGCGCCGTGACGGACGAGGCCCGCGCGGCGCTGACGCCCTGGCAGGGGCAGCGCGCGCTGGTGGTCTGGAACTCGGGCGGCGCCAACCGCGACCTGTATACGGTCCTGGGCCCGAAAGACTGGACCGGCGGGCTGCTTCAGGACCTGGGCTTCCGGCTGGTCCTGCCCGGCAGCCCCGACCCCACACTGGCCGAGGGCTACCGCGCCCTGAGCGTCGAGGCGCTGGGCGCCCTGGACCCCGACGTGGTGTTCGTGGTCGCCTCGGGCACGAACACGCCGGCCCGCGCGGCGAGCGACTGGAAAGCCAGCGCCCTGGCGCAGCGCCTGCGGGCCAGCCGTGCGGGCCGGGTGTACTTCATGCCCATCCAGCTCGTCGGCCGGATTCGCGGCCCCATCGCCACCGAACTCACGACGCGCGAGATCCGCCGGCAGCTCGGGGCCCGCTGA
- a CDS encoding metal ABC transporter ATP-binding protein yields the protein MLGVEHLTVRYGSQVALEDATVRFEAGSFSAIIGPNGAGKSTLLKTLVGLLPDHQGAVRLDSGHSAQSCVAYVPQQQTLDWAFPVTVWDVTMMGRTGRLGWLRWPGRRDRTIVEEALRETGVYDLRHRHIGALSGGQRQRVLLARMLARRGHLLLLDEPLTGVDATTQEQLMALLRAQADAGRAVVMVTHDLEQARRWCDHLVLINRRIVADGTPEQVYTPHNIEATFSSSHLGHTHAEA from the coding sequence ATGCTCGGCGTCGAACACCTCACCGTCCGCTACGGATCGCAAGTGGCGCTGGAAGACGCCACCGTGCGCTTCGAGGCCGGGTCCTTCAGCGCCATCATCGGCCCCAACGGCGCGGGCAAGAGCACGCTGCTCAAGACCCTGGTGGGCCTGCTGCCCGACCACCAGGGCGCGGTGCGGCTCGACAGCGGCCACAGTGCCCAGAGCTGCGTGGCCTACGTGCCGCAGCAGCAGACCCTGGACTGGGCCTTTCCGGTGACGGTCTGGGACGTGACGATGATGGGCCGCACCGGCCGCCTGGGCTGGCTGCGCTGGCCGGGGCGGCGCGACCGGACGATCGTCGAGGAGGCGCTGCGCGAGACGGGCGTGTACGACCTGCGCCACCGGCACATCGGGGCGCTTTCGGGCGGGCAGCGCCAGCGCGTGCTGCTCGCGCGGATGCTGGCCCGCCGGGGACACCTGCTGCTGCTCGACGAACCGCTGACCGGCGTGGACGCGACCACGCAGGAGCAGCTCATGGCCCTGCTGCGGGCCCAGGCCGACGCGGGGCGTGCCGTCGTGATGGTCACCCACGACCTCGAACAGGCGCGGCGCTGGTGCGACCACCTCGTGCTCATCAACCGCCGGATCGTCGCCGACGGCACGCCCGAGCAGGTCTACACGCCGCACAACATCGAGGCGACCTTCAGCTCCTCGCATCTGGGCCACACCCACGCGGAGGCCTGA